From the Rhodopirellula halodulae genome, one window contains:
- a CDS encoding protein kinase domain-containing protein, with amino-acid sequence MSSLIETIEVDAALAQRLAEMPADSQTLTLSLDALASGGSAAGVLQHPSWADSPHVTSPIVGSSSPDANPNQDNLDLAQTIAAGSTAESGDSPTGVNLLDGSTVESQEVMKQALARCEGFLPARRVAMLKADAPKADCESQKDVEYRLIGTLGSGGTGVVYQAHQRAIDREVAIKVLRRELATDASSRGRFLTEARVIGALDHPNVIALHDLCMDDEGQLFYSMKRVDGASWDQQIDTLSLEKNLNILLRVADAIRYAHSRDLVHRDLKPENVMLGRFGEVLVADWGLALSKSSLSPTMESNSDSHHAIGGTPAYMAPELAAGDLTGITYATDIYLLGAILFRIVTGFPPHHGKSLLACIRAAANNVIEQVPDHLSDTEFELIQIASKAMATDPMDRYASVEELIEAIEGHRSHEASDRLVRRAKRRLAEIHDLETPESESADAGSGEPTGKRADRYERFAAVDALLREAIEIWPENRRAIDTLRSTQLEFARTATANGDLDLALILYESAGQSNSEAAARVRKQLERREKVRESQAKYSTLFTHSPDAGMLIRWSDGKVMEANAACLELLGYEKNEMVGQKMSTLSIWACPKSRETFVDQLAREGQIDNFETQFVPKQAQLDEPNCDQTKAPPGLIDVLISSRTVQLSGEEMLLSTVRDISARKAAERELEYSRRRLRDLQRLAGLGSWSFTLQSQAIHWSEEAFRVTGRDSKRGAPDYNEFVGSIHPEDREKLQVAIERSVTQGTSFQLRFRYRDDQGRYRKLFTRGNPVFDAGDNVVEIYGILHPIAAGGG; translated from the coding sequence ATGTCCAGCCTGATTGAAACGATCGAAGTCGACGCGGCACTTGCTCAACGACTGGCAGAAATGCCAGCCGATTCCCAGACACTCACGCTCTCACTGGACGCACTCGCATCGGGTGGCTCCGCCGCGGGCGTGCTGCAACATCCCAGTTGGGCTGACTCGCCGCATGTGACCAGCCCGATCGTCGGCTCATCATCACCCGATGCGAATCCAAACCAAGACAACCTGGACCTGGCACAAACCATCGCGGCTGGCAGCACGGCTGAATCAGGCGATTCGCCGACGGGCGTCAACCTCCTCGACGGAAGCACCGTTGAGAGCCAAGAAGTGATGAAGCAAGCGTTGGCCCGTTGCGAAGGATTCCTTCCGGCTCGTCGCGTTGCGATGCTGAAAGCCGACGCCCCCAAGGCAGACTGCGAATCCCAGAAAGACGTCGAGTATCGTTTGATCGGCACCTTGGGCAGCGGCGGAACGGGTGTCGTCTACCAAGCTCACCAGCGGGCGATCGACCGAGAGGTCGCCATCAAAGTCTTGCGACGAGAGCTCGCCACCGATGCGTCATCGCGAGGCCGCTTCTTGACCGAGGCACGTGTCATTGGTGCGCTCGACCATCCGAACGTCATCGCCCTGCACGATCTGTGCATGGACGATGAAGGCCAACTTTTCTACTCCATGAAGCGAGTCGATGGCGCGAGCTGGGACCAGCAAATCGACACACTTTCTTTGGAGAAAAACCTCAACATCCTTCTCCGTGTTGCCGATGCTATTCGTTACGCGCATTCGCGAGACCTCGTTCATCGCGATTTAAAGCCCGAGAACGTCATGCTCGGTCGCTTCGGCGAAGTCTTGGTTGCTGACTGGGGATTGGCACTTAGCAAGTCATCGCTTTCTCCCACGATGGAATCCAATTCGGATTCTCACCACGCGATTGGCGGCACGCCGGCCTACATGGCACCGGAACTCGCCGCGGGCGATCTGACGGGAATCACCTACGCCACCGACATCTATCTGTTGGGTGCGATCTTGTTCCGAATCGTGACGGGTTTCCCGCCACACCACGGCAAAAGCTTGCTGGCGTGCATCCGCGCGGCGGCCAACAACGTCATCGAACAAGTCCCCGATCATCTTAGCGACACGGAGTTCGAGCTGATCCAGATCGCGTCCAAAGCCATGGCGACGGATCCGATGGACCGATACGCTTCGGTCGAGGAGTTGATCGAAGCCATCGAGGGTCACCGTTCACACGAAGCCAGCGACCGGCTGGTGCGACGAGCCAAACGGCGACTGGCCGAAATTCACGACTTGGAAACACCTGAATCGGAGTCAGCCGATGCCGGCTCCGGTGAACCGACTGGCAAACGAGCCGATCGATACGAACGCTTTGCCGCTGTCGATGCGCTGCTGAGGGAAGCGATCGAAATCTGGCCGGAAAACCGCCGAGCCATCGACACGCTTCGAAGCACCCAGCTCGAGTTCGCTCGCACGGCAACCGCCAACGGTGATTTGGACCTGGCGTTGATCCTGTACGAATCTGCGGGGCAATCCAATTCGGAAGCCGCGGCACGAGTCCGCAAGCAGCTTGAACGCCGTGAGAAGGTGCGGGAAAGTCAAGCCAAGTACTCCACCCTGTTCACCCATTCGCCCGACGCGGGGATGTTGATCCGATGGTCGGACGGGAAGGTGATGGAAGCCAACGCGGCGTGTTTGGAACTGTTGGGTTACGAGAAAAACGAGATGGTGGGGCAAAAGATGTCCACGCTGTCCATTTGGGCGTGCCCCAAGAGTCGTGAAACCTTCGTGGACCAATTGGCTCGCGAAGGACAGATCGACAACTTCGAAACTCAGTTCGTGCCCAAGCAGGCTCAACTCGACGAGCCGAACTGCGACCAAACCAAGGCACCGCCGGGATTGATCGACGTGCTGATCAGCTCTCGAACGGTGCAGCTCAGCGGCGAAGAAATGCTGCTTTCGACCGTGCGAGACATCTCGGCCCGAAAAGCGGCCGAACGGGAGCTGGAATATTCTCGCCGACGCTTGCGAGACCTTCAGCGTTTGGCGGGGTTAGGTAGTTGGTCGTTCACCTTGCAATCACAAGCGATCCATTGGTCCGAAGAAGCCTTTCGTGTGACGGGACGCGACTCCAAACGCGGGGCGCCTGACTACAACGAATTTGTTGGGTCGATCCATCCTGAAGACCGCGAAAAACTGCAGGTGGCCATCGAACGTAGTGTGACTCAAGGAACGTCTTTCCAGCTTCGGTTTCGCTATCGTGACGACCAAGGCAGGTACCGCAAGTTATTCACTCGCGGTAATCCCGTGTTCGACGCCGGTGACAACGTGGTCGAGATTTACGGCATCCTTCATCCCATCGCCGCCGGCGGTGGATGA
- a CDS encoding helix-turn-helix domain-containing protein: MNDEFLTTDEVATKLRMKPSTIERMARRGDLPALRISRQYRYPVSALNKHLESLCVA, from the coding sequence ATGAACGACGAATTTTTGACGACCGACGAGGTTGCGACCAAGTTGCGAATGAAGCCCTCCACGATCGAACGAATGGCCCGACGCGGGGACCTACCGGCACTGAGAATCTCACGCCAATACCGATATCCAGTTTCAGCGTTGAACAAACACCTGGAGTCGCTATGTGTTGCGTAG
- a CDS encoding recombinase family protein produces MTTAVYIRVSTTGQNAASQKREIGKWLTGHGITDVVWFVDKLTGDNLKRPEFEKLQTAVFAGEVKTIVVYKLDRLSRSLRDGINTLTEWLESGVRVVSITQQLDFAGATGKLIASVLFAVAEMEQETRRERQAAGIAAARERGVYGGRKPGTTKGKPERAKELKAKGLTRAEIAASMNTSTRTVTRYLAMG; encoded by the coding sequence ATGACAACTGCTGTTTACATTCGCGTTTCAACTACTGGTCAAAACGCAGCTTCGCAGAAGCGTGAGATTGGAAAGTGGCTCACAGGCCACGGGATCACCGATGTGGTGTGGTTTGTCGATAAATTGACGGGCGACAATCTGAAACGCCCAGAGTTCGAAAAACTTCAAACGGCAGTGTTCGCCGGTGAGGTGAAGACGATAGTCGTCTACAAACTTGATCGGTTGTCTCGGAGCCTCCGAGACGGAATCAATACGCTGACGGAATGGTTGGAATCCGGCGTCCGTGTTGTCAGCATCACTCAACAACTGGACTTCGCAGGGGCAACCGGAAAGCTGATCGCGTCCGTATTGTTTGCCGTTGCTGAGATGGAGCAGGAGACCCGTCGCGAACGACAGGCAGCCGGAATTGCAGCGGCTCGCGAGCGAGGCGTATACGGTGGCCGGAAGCCGGGGACAACCAAAGGGAAGCCGGAAAGGGCGAAGGAACTCAAGGCCAAGGGGCTGACTCGTGCTGAGATCGCCGCGTCAATGAATACGTCAACTCGTACAGTCACCCGCTACCTAGCGATGGGGTAG
- a CDS encoding tyrosine-type recombinase/integrase — MQLKLTQYKQGPRTYWACQYRENGKPKRKYFGNVKTTSKGLARERFNAWLDGETPVDPNKSLVVGEVIEKYLEFFKQHRDPRNYTGRKRHLGFVIRHITRPPLDGAGEPLANLFAELLTDAHARQFIEARSKETTQSGLDENIKALKACWNWAANPYHISPRGDAGGGIFPVEHRPLANLKRMRPPEVLDVQKELLSQEDIQLLDAAAGKLTRSADMQGYLRFLALTGCRPGEAAAAKKEDYDGTAIVLAKHKTAYCKAAPRVITLSGRAKEIVESKPDGLLFGCESVPYFAGLLRDIRHDENLTLYGFRHTYITNRILAGDPLPMVAEHCGTSVAMITKTYFHATRQAMQAQAQRAAADLDSMYE; from the coding sequence GTGCAGCTCAAACTGACGCAGTACAAGCAAGGTCCAAGGACCTATTGGGCCTGCCAATATCGCGAGAACGGTAAGCCGAAACGGAAGTACTTCGGCAACGTCAAGACGACGAGCAAGGGCCTCGCACGCGAACGGTTCAACGCCTGGTTAGACGGTGAGACACCAGTCGATCCGAACAAGTCATTGGTCGTTGGCGAGGTCATAGAGAAGTACCTCGAATTCTTCAAGCAGCACCGCGACCCTCGGAACTACACAGGCCGGAAACGGCACCTTGGGTTCGTCATCCGACACATCACTCGTCCGCCGTTGGACGGTGCCGGAGAACCGCTCGCGAATCTCTTTGCTGAGTTACTGACGGATGCACACGCTCGTCAGTTCATCGAGGCACGTTCCAAAGAGACGACGCAAAGCGGTCTCGATGAGAACATCAAGGCTTTGAAAGCATGTTGGAATTGGGCAGCGAACCCGTACCACATCTCACCTCGCGGTGATGCAGGGGGAGGTATCTTCCCGGTCGAGCACAGGCCACTCGCGAACCTCAAGAGGATGCGACCTCCGGAGGTTCTGGATGTTCAAAAAGAGTTGCTCTCGCAGGAAGATATCCAATTGCTTGACGCAGCAGCGGGGAAACTGACACGGTCAGCAGACATGCAGGGCTATCTTCGGTTCCTCGCTTTGACAGGGTGTCGTCCAGGAGAGGCAGCCGCAGCGAAGAAAGAGGATTACGACGGGACGGCTATCGTGCTCGCCAAACACAAGACAGCGTACTGCAAGGCTGCTCCAAGGGTCATCACACTGTCCGGCAGAGCAAAAGAGATCGTCGAGAGCAAGCCGGATGGCCTGTTGTTTGGTTGTGAGTCGGTCCCGTACTTCGCGGGTCTACTTCGTGACATTCGCCACGACGAGAATCTTACTCTTTACGGGTTCCGACACACGTACATCACCAATCGTATTTTGGCGGGTGACCCGTTACCGATGGTCGCAGAGCATTGCGGGACATCGGTCGCGATGATAACCAAGACGTACTTCCATGCCACACGGCAGGCTATGCAGGCTCAGGCACAGAGGGCGGCGGCTGATCTCGATTCGATGTACGAATAG
- a CDS encoding RNA polymerase sigma factor, translating to MRYTQSDPDVRLMLRVKDDDAGAFEELVRRYQARLVRLMQHLAPKSDLAEDLAQETFMRVYRARHSYTPGAKFSTWLFTIAGNVARNSKRTVSRRHETSEVDAPRNPDESSDAPFLSVSAVDNSGLMPTRQVEGDERAAIVRSAVASLNERQRMALILSRFENMSYVEIAETMDLTTKAVKSLLSRARVSLKDALTPYIESGQLGGSIDPATSLPSIAAESNTSADSGEEHHE from the coding sequence TTGCGATACACGCAGTCCGACCCCGACGTGCGGTTGATGCTGCGCGTCAAGGACGATGATGCGGGTGCGTTCGAAGAACTGGTGCGACGCTACCAAGCCCGACTGGTTCGGCTGATGCAACACCTGGCACCCAAAAGCGATCTGGCGGAGGACTTGGCCCAAGAAACGTTCATGCGTGTTTATCGCGCTCGTCATAGCTACACACCGGGTGCCAAGTTTTCGACTTGGTTGTTCACGATTGCTGGCAATGTGGCTCGCAATTCCAAACGCACCGTTTCGCGTCGTCATGAAACCAGCGAAGTCGACGCACCGCGAAACCCGGACGAGTCCAGCGACGCACCCTTTCTGTCGGTCAGCGCGGTCGACAACAGCGGTTTGATGCCGACGCGACAAGTCGAAGGCGACGAACGTGCGGCCATCGTCCGATCCGCGGTCGCCTCCTTGAATGAGCGTCAACGCATGGCATTGATCCTGTCTCGGTTCGAAAATATGAGCTACGTGGAAATCGCCGAAACGATGGATCTGACAACGAAAGCGGTCAAGTCCTTGCTGAGCCGAGCGCGCGTCAGCCTGAAAGACGCTTTGACACCTTACATCGAATCCGGACAACTCGGCGGCAGCATCGACCCCGCCACGTCCCTGCCATCCATTGCCGCCGAATCGAACACTTCCGCCGACTCAGGGGAGGAACACCATGAGTGA
- a CDS encoding DNA primase family protein, producing the protein MSDLPRILRLPGFLNQKAEPYRQCEIITTGSDELLPIETMEAFLDEHGSELETVSPDSADSGEPNYPLARNVKAWTASHGYPGTIDTFRDGLVVNLPRCPLNHANHSSDSTVPGITVRENKLGFNCFGDQCANKHFRDLETAWGQSFAEFMGDTPPQVRGIAQAVDDPNRIATEWKQSLTVDYVPGIVIVDDELWFREGEKWTQPTPAKLSSMATARCQKEFNDDFLRRQSEAATVASIGDGKSVDSIRATPAAVKPAKKTSKSLSANVIDSLRSIVPELPRNGQQMIGHSTNSADDIRRLANVDLNVRKYIDGDRDAVTPHSPQLFTRSIIDCEWDPEATAPVWEAFLASLKLTDDEMRFLRQAIAYVAFPIESLEKYFMHVGPTRCGKKVVFEILMMLCGGTDAVVSIDFRDFASDFGLQETPGKRLVLVPEATMSDKNLAKAVQRIKAWTGGDAIPINRKNKAPLSEKLDAVIWMSSNERLALRDDSSALQARQLLIQFRESFFGREDIQLSKKLRNELPGILLWALEGLKDLKENDWRFAIPDSWKEAAEDLARDSMPVRSFIADCFDPAPGERTPINQVKNLYTDWSDQEISDAKLIRELKAAPFKVTRPWEKDEHGRRPTYLNDYLPSTGA; encoded by the coding sequence GTGAGTGATCTACCGAGGATTTTGCGTCTGCCGGGCTTCCTGAACCAGAAGGCTGAGCCATATCGACAATGTGAAATCATTACGACGGGTAGTGACGAACTGCTGCCAATCGAAACGATGGAGGCTTTTCTGGATGAACACGGTAGTGAACTTGAAACCGTTAGTCCTGACTCTGCTGACAGCGGCGAGCCGAACTATCCTTTGGCCCGCAACGTTAAAGCATGGACAGCCTCACACGGCTACCCCGGCACGATCGACACGTTTCGCGATGGCTTGGTTGTAAACTTGCCCCGCTGCCCTCTCAACCACGCGAATCACTCATCCGACTCAACTGTGCCGGGGATTACGGTCCGCGAAAACAAGTTGGGTTTTAACTGTTTCGGTGATCAGTGTGCGAACAAGCATTTTCGCGACTTGGAGACGGCCTGGGGACAATCATTCGCTGAATTCATGGGCGATACGCCACCGCAAGTGCGTGGCATCGCCCAAGCGGTCGACGACCCCAACCGCATCGCAACAGAATGGAAGCAGTCACTGACAGTCGACTACGTCCCCGGCATCGTCATCGTTGATGATGAGCTTTGGTTCCGCGAGGGAGAGAAATGGACTCAACCAACGCCAGCCAAGCTCTCTTCGATGGCAACCGCACGTTGCCAGAAGGAATTCAATGATGACTTCCTCCGGAGGCAATCCGAGGCGGCGACGGTAGCCAGCATCGGCGACGGCAAGTCGGTCGACTCGATCAGAGCAACACCGGCCGCCGTGAAGCCAGCCAAGAAAACAAGCAAGTCACTGTCAGCGAATGTCATCGACTCGCTTCGATCAATTGTCCCTGAACTGCCCCGCAACGGTCAGCAGATGATTGGGCACAGTACCAACTCAGCCGACGACATTCGTCGACTCGCCAACGTTGATCTCAACGTGCGGAAGTACATCGACGGTGACAGAGACGCGGTGACGCCTCACTCCCCGCAACTATTCACGCGATCCATCATCGATTGTGAATGGGACCCGGAAGCGACAGCCCCAGTATGGGAAGCCTTTCTCGCGAGTCTGAAGCTGACGGATGACGAGATGCGATTCCTGCGACAGGCGATTGCGTACGTGGCGTTCCCGATCGAGTCGCTAGAGAAGTATTTCATGCATGTTGGCCCAACCAGATGCGGAAAGAAGGTCGTTTTCGAAATCTTGATGATGCTCTGCGGGGGCACTGACGCCGTGGTGTCAATCGACTTCCGAGACTTCGCTTCTGACTTCGGCTTGCAAGAGACGCCGGGTAAGAGACTCGTGCTCGTTCCCGAAGCGACGATGAGCGACAAAAATCTTGCCAAGGCTGTTCAACGAATCAAGGCATGGACCGGAGGCGACGCAATTCCAATCAACCGAAAGAACAAGGCACCACTGAGTGAGAAACTCGACGCGGTCATCTGGATGTCGAGCAACGAGCGTCTCGCCCTACGTGATGACTCGTCGGCCCTCCAAGCCAGACAACTGCTGATTCAATTCCGCGAATCGTTTTTCGGTCGGGAGGATATTCAGCTCAGCAAGAAACTCAGGAATGAATTGCCCGGCATCTTGCTTTGGGCCCTCGAAGGGCTCAAGGACCTGAAAGAAAACGATTGGCGATTCGCCATTCCCGATTCCTGGAAAGAGGCAGCCGAAGACTTGGCTCGCGACTCCATGCCAGTCCGCTCGTTCATCGCGGATTGTTTTGATCCTGCCCCCGGCGAACGAACTCCAATCAACCAAGTGAAAAACCTGTACACCGATTGGTCGGATCAAGAAATAAGCGATGCGAAATTGATTCGCGAATTGAAAGCCGCCCCGTTCAAAGTCACTCGTCCTTGGGAAAAGGACGAGCATGGACGACGCCCCACTTACCTCAACGACTATTTACCCTCAACCGGAGCCTAA
- a CDS encoding anti-sigma factor, producing MSESKSSPESLRNDSITPSENGTQHGNDDKTVSMTIPNKTPNGVPPNSTVGRSSSPDDAIDPDDELLVAYLDGEVSGRERELLEDRLVAEEPLRLRLQALQRGWDMLDELPTPVVDERSVQTTLEMVVADLTRASQGIEPVGERSAAVDDDSAKSPMSKWTKRWIAVAGFALVASLIAAFTWQNISYRQEIADLPIAIDHQAYSSTDDLELIRDLAKSPRWYALANHSANKELEHLVDELGGTEELVQAIAELDDDQRSTAYRRWDTFQNMTDRAKDITRERAKRVATSPDADELLQTMRAYSRWKEQLSRDTLAAIENETGVAREIAIQDGVHETMNVIGRLTAKGLSDESVERIAFTMQQIVQQRIADKEPAALRMMEGFKEHGGKDEDRKWAYHFIAHTIISDASRWRRSSRGKKRGPESPPLTLSELHQIETMLPEGDLELLRTVSTDTWFRSMVLRDWVEESLRRRGRPDSEMKTLQEAYQETSADERELLDLLPPEETRDQLLRP from the coding sequence ATGAGTGAATCCAAATCGTCCCCCGAGTCACTACGCAACGATTCCATCACCCCGTCGGAAAACGGGACTCAACATGGTAATGACGACAAGACCGTCTCCATGACCATTCCGAACAAGACTCCAAACGGCGTGCCCCCAAACAGCACCGTCGGGCGATCGTCATCGCCTGATGATGCGATCGATCCCGACGACGAATTGCTGGTGGCTTATCTCGATGGCGAGGTGTCCGGCCGCGAACGCGAATTGCTGGAAGATCGCTTGGTCGCGGAAGAACCTCTGCGGCTACGACTGCAGGCGTTGCAACGTGGATGGGACATGCTGGACGAATTGCCGACGCCCGTTGTCGATGAACGATCCGTTCAAACCACGCTGGAAATGGTGGTCGCGGACCTGACCCGAGCTTCCCAGGGAATCGAACCGGTTGGCGAAAGATCAGCCGCGGTGGACGACGATTCTGCCAAATCACCAATGAGCAAATGGACGAAGCGGTGGATTGCCGTCGCCGGTTTCGCATTGGTTGCGTCGCTGATCGCCGCCTTCACCTGGCAAAACATTTCGTATCGTCAAGAAATCGCGGATCTGCCAATCGCGATCGATCACCAAGCCTATTCCAGCACGGACGATTTGGAACTGATTCGCGACCTTGCCAAATCGCCGCGTTGGTATGCCTTGGCCAACCATTCCGCGAACAAGGAACTGGAACACTTGGTTGATGAACTGGGCGGCACAGAAGAACTGGTCCAAGCCATCGCGGAACTCGACGACGACCAACGTTCCACGGCGTATCGACGTTGGGACACGTTCCAAAACATGACCGATCGCGCCAAAGACATCACCCGCGAACGAGCCAAACGCGTTGCGACATCACCCGACGCTGACGAATTGTTGCAGACGATGCGAGCCTATTCGCGATGGAAAGAACAACTCAGCCGCGACACGTTGGCAGCCATCGAAAATGAAACCGGCGTGGCTCGTGAAATTGCAATTCAAGACGGCGTTCATGAAACGATGAACGTGATCGGTCGTCTGACCGCGAAAGGACTCAGCGATGAATCGGTCGAGCGAATCGCCTTCACGATGCAGCAAATCGTGCAACAACGTATCGCGGACAAAGAACCCGCCGCATTGCGAATGATGGAAGGCTTCAAAGAACACGGCGGCAAAGACGAGGACCGCAAATGGGCCTACCACTTCATCGCACACACCATCATTTCGGATGCATCACGATGGAGACGATCGAGTCGCGGCAAAAAGCGTGGTCCCGAATCACCGCCGCTGACCCTATCGGAACTGCATCAAATCGAAACGATGTTGCCCGAAGGCGACTTGGAACTGCTGCGAACGGTTTCGACGGACACCTGGTTCCGCTCGATGGTGCTTCGTGACTGGGTCGAAGAATCGTTGCGACGTCGCGGTCGCCCGGATTCCGAAATGAAAACGCTGCAGGAGGCCTACCAGGAAACTTCAGCCGACGAACGCGAATTGCTGGACTTGCTTCCCCCGGAAGAAACTCGCGACCAGCTACTCCGACCCTAA
- a CDS encoding BBP7 family outer membrane beta-barrel protein codes for MNGNTIANPNIRRKHPWLAVCLATTILLGTGVCDVAFLSNTPTTLADDEASKSKFFPFPIRFGMKPTQPKPSANSNKQTEAASSKSTETPKDSDPRKIAVKRDSGSSKIQQVQHIRSASARTKLPDDGRVVVPGTNGLPQFETPGEVTSVEVFDANGNPISGELAEGEYYYGAQPAPVHVGQPLPKTLTMPGQSSGVPFQSDAPQATIATGEMISEPWIDESGEVIWPDANTAEQGHPGASVLVDGMHQGSSGCDECGGGCVGVCDRRIDARVRVLAHALSDPLHDLWIRADFMQLWIDGQTAPSLVTTGRAGTARDVAGQIGQLGTQTLYGGLIDDESRAAGRFEIGRYLGDTGLSVSGSILFAEDVSNRFYADGTQYSILARPFVDVTPGGANNGEAADVIQFENEMRGNVSVDSLTEFGGADALIRALLINHGDRQMESFVGYRYLQLDDQLTIHDERRALLDGGGFQAGTLLEQTDRFAVDNRFHGATMGIRSSTSNGIWSLNTQVQLGLGVTRSNVTASGFSLRSEPQAGGGVVTSQSDTGLLVRSTNSGSRDYNELAVAPEIHLSLTRHLWNNWDLSIGYQFLYLSRVLRAAEQIDPLLNQSDLTIGGFTGSRRPDPTAVYNDLLAHGITFGVYHPF; via the coding sequence ATGAACGGCAACACGATTGCAAACCCCAACATTCGTCGCAAACATCCGTGGCTGGCGGTTTGTCTTGCCACAACGATTTTGCTCGGCACCGGCGTCTGCGATGTCGCCTTCTTGTCAAACACTCCCACCACGCTGGCGGACGACGAAGCGTCGAAGTCGAAGTTCTTTCCGTTTCCAATTCGGTTCGGAATGAAGCCGACTCAGCCCAAGCCATCCGCGAATTCCAACAAGCAAACCGAGGCCGCATCATCGAAATCCACCGAGACTCCGAAGGACTCCGACCCCCGAAAAATCGCGGTCAAGCGAGACAGTGGTTCCAGCAAAATCCAGCAGGTGCAACATATCCGATCTGCATCTGCGCGAACCAAGCTGCCCGACGACGGTCGCGTCGTGGTCCCCGGAACCAACGGACTGCCTCAGTTTGAAACGCCCGGCGAAGTCACCAGCGTGGAAGTGTTTGACGCCAACGGGAACCCGATCAGTGGCGAATTGGCCGAAGGCGAATACTACTATGGCGCCCAACCTGCCCCGGTCCACGTCGGACAACCGCTGCCCAAGACACTGACCATGCCCGGCCAATCCTCGGGCGTTCCCTTTCAGAGCGATGCACCGCAAGCGACCATCGCGACCGGCGAGATGATAAGCGAACCATGGATCGACGAATCGGGCGAAGTGATTTGGCCCGATGCGAACACCGCCGAACAAGGGCATCCCGGTGCAAGCGTTTTGGTCGATGGGATGCATCAAGGTTCATCCGGCTGTGACGAATGCGGTGGTGGATGTGTCGGCGTTTGTGACCGACGCATTGACGCGCGCGTCCGGGTGCTGGCTCATGCCCTTTCCGATCCACTTCACGACCTGTGGATTCGAGCTGATTTCATGCAGCTTTGGATCGATGGTCAAACGGCTCCTTCATTGGTGACCACCGGACGCGCCGGCACAGCCCGCGACGTCGCTGGTCAAATCGGCCAGCTTGGTACACAAACTCTCTATGGCGGTTTGATTGATGACGAGAGCCGAGCGGCGGGGCGTTTTGAAATTGGACGTTATCTCGGCGATACCGGATTGTCTGTTTCCGGTTCGATCCTGTTTGCTGAGGATGTGTCCAATCGTTTCTACGCCGACGGCACGCAGTACTCCATCCTGGCACGTCCATTTGTCGATGTGACTCCCGGTGGTGCCAACAACGGCGAAGCCGCCGACGTGATCCAATTTGAAAACGAAATGCGAGGCAACGTTTCGGTTGATTCTTTGACTGAATTTGGCGGTGCCGACGCTTTGATCCGTGCTCTGTTGATCAATCACGGCGACCGTCAGATGGAATCGTTTGTGGGCTACCGTTATCTACAACTGGATGACCAATTGACCATTCACGACGAGCGACGAGCGCTGCTGGATGGCGGTGGTTTCCAAGCCGGGACCTTGCTGGAGCAGACCGATCGGTTCGCCGTGGACAACCGCTTTCATGGAGCCACCATGGGCATCCGATCATCGACGTCCAACGGCATTTGGTCGCTTAACACGCAAGTCCAACTAGGCCTGGGAGTGACACGTAGCAACGTGACGGCATCTGGGTTTTCGTTACGGAGCGAGCCACAGGCGGGCGGCGGGGTCGTGACCAGTCAATCCGACACGGGGTTGCTGGTCCGGTCCACCAATTCCGGCTCTCGTGACTACAACGAATTGGCGGTGGCTCCCGAGATTCATCTGTCTCTGACCCGGCACCTGTGGAACAACTGGGACCTCAGCATCGGTTACCAGTTCCTCTATCTCAGCCGGGTGTTGCGAGCCGCGGAACAGATCGATCCCTTGTTGAATCAAAGCGATTTAACGATCGGCGGTTTCACCGGCAGCCGTCGCCCCGACCCCACCGCCGTGTACAACGATTTGCTGGCTCACGGGATCACGTTTGGCGTTTACCACCCATTCTGA